Genomic window (Clostridia bacterium):
AAACTTCCCTTGCCGCCATGGTCATGGAGCTAAATAGCCGAGAGCCGGCCCGGTCCCGGTTTGCCATAGCTTTGGGCAAGCCCTGTCACTCCTGGCGCCATCCTAAGGGGCACGTGGAGCTGGATATGACCTTGCGCCGGGAGGATATTCCCGAAGGGTTCCTAAACGGGGAAACCTTCAAGGAGTTTTATACCGAGGAGCCCTGGAAGGAATAGAAAGCTGCGAGCGCGAGAAAGAAACGCACTAGGGAGGGGGGTTTAAGTGCAGCGGCGGATACCGGCGGTGTTGATGCGGGGCGGCAGCAGCAAAGGGCTCTTCTTCAAGGTAGAGGATCTGCCTGAGGACCTGAAGCTTCAGGATCAAGTAATCCTGGCTGCCTACGGTAGCCCCGATCCTTATGGGCGGCAGATCAACGGCCTGGGGGGAGCCACCTCGGTGACCAGCAAGGTGGCCATTGTTGGGCCGCGGCCAGGAGAGAAAAATGCCGTCAACTATACCTTTGGTCAGGTGGGCATCACTCAGCCGCTGGTGGATCGCAAGGGTAACTGCGGCAACATCTCCTCCGCCGTGGGCCCCTTTGCCATCGACGAGGGGCTGGTGGAAGAGGTGGAGGAGCCGGTAACCACGGTCAATATCTTCAATACCAATACTGGCAAATACATCATTGCCCGGGTGCCGGTGGAAAATGGCCGGGCCAAAGTGGAAGGTGACTACGCCATCGCTGGGGTGCCCGGCACCGGGGCCAAGATCTGTCTTGACTTTATGAACCCCGGGGGAGCGGTGACCGGGAAGCTCCTTCCCACCGGCCACGCCCAGGATACCTTGGAGACGCCCTATGGCCACTTCAACGTTTCCATCGTTGATGCTGCCAATCCCCTGGTTTTTGTGAGGGCCGGCGACCTTGGCCTTTCGGGAACCGAGCTTCCTGCCCAGGTGGATGGCAGTCCCGACCTTTTGGCTCGCATTGAGGCCATCCGAGCGGCAGCGGCGGTCAAGATTGGCCTTGCGGCCACGCCTGAAGAAGCCACCGCAAAGAGCCCGGCCGTGCCCAAAATTGCCTGGGTAGCCCCTCCTAGGGATTACACCATGACCTCGGGCTTAACCATGAAAGCCGGTGATATCGACCTTTTGGCCCGGACCATGTCCATGGGCCGGCTCCATGCCGCCTACGCTATTACTGGGGCCATATGCACAGCGGGAGCGGCCAAAATCCCGGGGACGGTGGTGGAGGAGGCATTATCCCCGGCGGCCAGAGCTGCGCCGGTGGTACGAATTGGCCACCCCGGCGGTGATCTGGCCATCGAGGTGGAGATGCGGGTCGAAGCCGGCCACCTGGAATACGTGCGCGGTACTGCCTTCCGCACCGCCCGCCGGCTGATGGAAGGGTGGGTATTAGTGCCGGAGGAGTGCTACAGTAAGTAGTTCTTGAAGGAGGTTAAGGTGCAGGAGCAATGGAAATAGGAGAAAGCCGAGAAGTAACGGAACTGAAAGCCAAGGTTGCTAGCTGTTGCCAGATCCTGTATATTGAGGGGCATGACGACGCTAACTTGGGCCACGTTTCCGCCCGCTTGCCCGGGGAATCGGTATTTTACATGAAGCCTCAAGGCCTGGGTCTGGAGGAAGTGAGAGCAGAGGACGTACTCACCCTCAATTGGGAGGGACAAGTGTTGGCCGGCCCCCACCCGGCCCACAATGAGTACCCTATTCACTCGGAGATCTACCGGGCCCGGCCGGATGTAAACTGCGTTATTCATACCCATCCCTTTTACAGCACGGTCTTTAGCACTTTGGCCGTGCCTTTCCAAACTTTAAACCACGATGGGGTGCTGTTTGCCCATGGTCTAAAGGTTTTTGACCGTACCCCCGATCTTTTGGTAACTAAGGAGCAGGGGGAGAGCTTGGCCGCGGACCTCGGCGATGCCGATGCCATCCTCCTACGTAATCACGGCACGGTGGTGGTAGGTAGATCGGTGGAAGAAGCCTGCCTGACTCAGCTA
Coding sequences:
- a CDS encoding 3-methylitaconate isomerase; protein product: MRGGSSKGLFFKVEDLPEDLKLQDQVILAAYGSPDPYGRQINGLGGATSVTSKVAIVGPRPGEKNAVNYTFGQVGITQPLVDRKGNCGNISSAVGPFAIDEGLVEEVEEPVTTVNIFNTNTGKYIIARVPVENGRAKVEGDYAIAGVPGTGAKICLDFMNPGGAVTGKLLPTGHAQDTLETPYGHFNVSIVDAANPLVFVRAGDLGLSGTELPAQVDGSPDLLARIEAIRAAAAVKIGLAATPEEATAKSPAVPKIAWVAPPRDYTMTSGLTMKAGDIDLLARTMSMGRLHAAYAITGAICTAGAAKIPGTVVEEALSPAARAAPVVRIGHPGGDLAIEVEMRVEAGHLEYVRGTAFRTARRLMEGWVLVPEECYSK
- a CDS encoding class II aldolase/adducin family protein, with translation MEIGESREVTELKAKVASCCQILYIEGHDDANLGHVSARLPGESVFYMKPQGLGLEEVRAEDVLTLNWEGQVLAGPHPAHNEYPIHSEIYRARPDVNCVIHTHPFYSTVFSTLAVPFQTLNHDGVLFAHGLKVFDRTPDLLVTKEQGESLAADLGDADAILLRNHGTVVVGRSVEEACLTQLALEKAVKVLLQAIASGKEFYPMDLAMAEKMAQDVRQNQRRTQNVFAYYQRKAQRLLGI